The window AAGAAGATTCCCGTTTGTcccactctttctctctctaaatctCACCTGCACTTTccatctctccctctctccgTTTTTGAACGTGAGACTATAAACATATTGAATTCGTGGACTAGTTTATATCGTCCTCTTTCACACATCTTCCTTCTCTTTATCTACTCTTTTCCACACCATTCCTTGTTAACCCCATTTTCTTGATTTCCTTTCATCATGGAGGATGCTAATGGTAATCAACttctcctttttatttgttatttcttgaattttcatgaagggtttttgttttcaaggtGTTTTCTTGTATGGATGTGCTCTGTCATGGTCTCAGCTCAATTATTTGTGTTTACATGCTTCGTGTTCTTTGAGCTTTATGGTTTTTTCATCAAGGGATTCTCAGCTGGGtcacttttcttgtatatttttttgcttctgtGTTTGTTGGTTGGCATATTTTGGAATTATAGCTTGGGCGGAATTATAActtctccttttcttgtttgttggttagCTGGTCATCtccatttgttttcctttcctttcatttcctttccttttcactCAGGAGATGAAGACTTAAAGTTCCCCCCTTTAACATTTGTAATCTTAATCTTTAATACATGCTGAAAAGATTTTGAGATCTCTTAAAATGGCGGACTTTCCAAGAATTTAAGCTATATGTCCTGTTTTGACAAGGACAGAGTGtgctttctttttatgtgtttgtACAGATTGGTTTATAGATTTTGAGGCTTAATAGAGTTATAAGAGTAGCAACAATTGTTCAATTAATCCCTCTTTAAGAAACATTTCCCCCTCCTGTGATGTTTAAACTGTTCACTCAGCAATTGGTATACAGAAGCATCAAAGAAAATGGATGAGTCATTTCTGAGAAAGCAAAATGATTGTCAATCcaagaattttatcatttattcaaAGTTTATATCATCATGGTTGTATAAGATTTTACTTGAGTATACgtattttcttcaattgaagataaataataacttttttgtttttgttttgcctCTCTTCTTCGCAGTAGCCAAAGACCGAACTATTTCTGTGGCATCTGCCTTTTCTGCTCATCAACAAGGTAATTTGCCTTTTGAGTATCTTgctccattattattatttttttgtttctaacctgtttagatattttaatgacaaattagtATCACCAGCCGTTTGTTGATCAGATTTTACTTGGGTTGACCTAGCGACCTAGTGATTCAGATCCTTTTTCGGTTAGACCTCCGACTGCTCTGACAACTATCTTTATACCCCAATCAATTTGATTGTTGTGAACACCGAAGAGAAAGTTTGTTCCTGTCCTTGTCTGCATTAATGCATTGTCCTCCCCACTTCTCTGTATagtaaatttatgattttcttttatttgctgTTCTGTTCTGTTAAAGACGTCTCTTTGGTTTCGAGGCCATAGTATTTTAGTCTCTTGTTAGTTATTGATTATGATAGTTTTTGATGATTGATCGACCAGCTGTTCAGGACAGGGACCATAAATTCCTAACTAGAGCAGTTGAAGAAGCTTATAAAGGTGTTGAATGTGGCGACGGAGGCCCGTTTGGTGCTGTCGTCGttcaaaatgatgaaataatcATGAGCTGTCACAACATGGTTTTGAAGAACACCGATCCCACAGCACATGCAGAAGTTACAGCTGTTAGAGAGGTGAGGACTTCAGACTTCCACTTTCCCCTGATTTACCTGCTTGCTTAGTGTTCCCTGTTGTGTCATTTGTGCTGGTGTGCAAATTGCTCTGGTAATTCCTGCTATATACGATGCGTGGATGATATAATTCTTCTCGCAGGCGTGTAAGAAGCTGAACCGAATCGAGCTCTCGGATTGCGAAATATACGCATCCTGCGAGCCATGTCCGATGTGCTTTGGTGCCATCCATCTTTCAAGAGTCAAGGTTGAATAGCTGAAGCTCCCTCTCATTTCCATGTGATGCTTAATGCTCCAAGTTTTTCCAAGTTTCTAACATGTTAGGCTTTGCAACAGAGGTTGGTTTATGGAGCTGAAGCTGAAGCAGCAATTGCAATTGGGTTTGATGATTTCATTGCTGATGCACTAAGAGGCACTGGGTTCTATCAGAAGGCTCACTTGGAGATCAAAAAAGCTGATGGGAGCGGTGCTGTCATCGCAGAGCAAGTATTCGAAAAGACAAAGTCCAAATTTACCATGTATTGATTTTAATGCACAATTTACTTGAAGAATTCTTAGAGGACTGACTCTTGTGTGTTTATTTATTGTACGAATATTATGCCAATATTATATCATTAATGATAAAGAAAcacattgttttttgtttttctttaatcatCTGATAATTAAATCGGTCTTGGTTTAGAATTCAGGTCAATAAATTATGTGGGATGAATCATAATAatatcgttttaatttttttcaaaattttttatagtttattatgCATTTTGCTGAATCAATTAAatcatgaattattttattaaattgtttttaactgATTtaacttatgaaaaaaaaattaaaaataaattctagcttgaatgaagttttaaattgtccagaaataaaaatattgtaacaagaattatttaaattcaaaagaggagaaaacaaatatttaaacaacaaacaaactattactattttctattcACTCCTATCCCTTCCCATggacaaaaagaaaagttgaaaaatctaaaaaaagaaaaaatgaaaaatcacatTCCCTAAAAATCCGGTAAATCCGTTTTCCATCAATTGGCTTTTTCCCTCCACCTTTCTCACTTTCCACCCGATTTCTACCAATGGGTCACGGCCACCCGGTCCTCCTCCTATCCCTCTCCCTCCTCATCTTATCATCCGCCACAGCCGACGACGGCTCCGCCATTATAAAACTAGCCAACTCCATAACCCCGCTACCCTCCGGCTGGTCCACAAAATCCTCCACCGGTTTCTGTTCCTGGCGTGGCATAAAATGTGATTCTTCCAACACAAGAGTCACCTCCATTTCCCTCTCAAAACTCAGCATCTCGGGCACTCTTCCTCCAGAAATCTCTACCCTTTCTGAACTACAATCTCTCACTTTTCAGGACAACCAGCTTTCTGGGGCTATCCCATCTCTCGCTAAGTTAACCAATTTGCAAATAATTCTCTTGGACTCCAACAATTTTACATCCATATCTCCTGGTTTTCTTCAAGGGTTAACGAGTTTGCAAACGTTAAGCGTTGGAGACAATGTTAATTTGTCTCCATGGATGCTTCCAACTGATTTAGAACAATGTACAAGTCTGACAACGTTGACAGCCAAGGATTGTAACCTTTTTGGGTCTATTCCAGATGTTTTTGGGTCGTTACCAAGTTTGCAGAATTTGAGGTTGAGTTATAATAATTTTACGGGGGCTTTGCCACCTTCTTTTGCGAATTCTGGGATACAGAATTTGTGGTTGAATAATCAGCAAAATGGGTTAACTGGGAGCATTGAAGTGATTGGGTCGATGACTCAGTTGGCTCAGGTTTGGCTTCATAAGAATGAGTTTACAGGCCCTATACCCGATTTGACAGAATGTAAGAGCATTTTTGATTTGCAGTTGAGGGATAATCAGTTGTCAGGGATTGTGCCTGCGTCGTTGGTTTCTTTGCCGAAGTTGGTGAATGTTTCTTTATCTAATAACAAATTTCAAGGCCCTGTGCCTCAGTTTCCGCCGTCGGTTACCAAGGTTGACAATGATGGAAATAACAAATACTGTGCACCTCCTGGGGTTTCTTGTGATGCACAGGTGATGACATTGCTTGAAATTGCTGGAGGTTTTGGGTATCCGTCGATTTTATCTGATGGCTGGGATGATAATAATGCTTGTGGTTGGGCCTTTGTTACTTGTGATGTTGACAAGAAGAATGTTGTTACTGTGAATTTGGCAAAGCAGCATTTTCCGGGGAGGATCTCCTCATCATTTGCCAAGCTcacttctttaaaaaatttgtatCTCAATGACAATAACTTGACAGGTTCAATTCCTGATATCCTGACCAAGTTGCCGGAGCTAGTAACCTTTGATGTATCCAATAATAACTTATCTGGAAAAATTCCAAATTTTCCAGCGTCTGTGAAATTTATTACAAAGCCGGGGAACCCTTTTTTGGGGACAAAAGTAGACACTGGTGGAGGAACTACTACCTCAAGCGATGTAGGAACCACCAAGAAATCTGGAGGTATGATTGCAGGCATCATTGTTGCTGCTGTCATTTTTATTGCTGTGCTgtcatttgttttatataaatataggaAACGACCTCGAAAATATGAGAAGAAGGTGGGATGGGATAGTGGAAAGGCGCTTTTTAATAATGGAGTTGCAGGTAGAGGGTATAATGAAGTTTCTATTGAATTGAGCGGCCAGAGCAGTGTTGGTGAAAAtggcaaaaatatttttgaggaTGGGAATGTTGCTCTGCCCATTGAAGTTATTCGACAAGCGACAGATAACTTTCATGAGATTAATATTACCGGAAGAGGTGGTTTTGGAGTGGTTTATAGAGGAGAGTTGCATGATGGCACTAAGATCGCTGTGAAGAGAATGGAATCCACAGTGATGGGCACCAAAGGTATGAGTGAGTTTCAAGCAGAGATTGCAGTGCTTACAAAGGTTAGGCACAGACATCTAGTTGCTCTTTTAGGGTATTGCATAAACGGCAACGAGAGACTCTTGGTCTATGAGTATATGCCACAAGGAACTCTAGGACAGCATTTATTTGAATGTCACGACTATGGGTACACTCCACTTACGTGGAAGCAGCGGATCACAATTGCATTGGATGTGGCGAGAGGAGTTGAGTATCTACACAGTTTAGCACAGCAGAGTTTCATTCACAGAgatttgaaaccttcaaacattCTTCTCGGGGATAGCATGAGAGCCAAAGTAGCAgattttggtttggttaaaaatgcacCAGACGGGAAGTATTCTGTGGAAACACGATTGGCGGGCACGTTTGGTTATCTTGCACCTGAGTATGCTGGTAATCTTTTTGAATATTCTCATCTTTGTTGAAGGGATTTGTCCAATTGCATGTTCTTCTTAACTCTTATGATGATTGTTTGTGGCCAGATTTAGCAGTATGAAGATAGTAAGGTCAATTTGTTCACGTTGCATTTGAAAAGAACTACTCGTAccataaagttttttctttcttatgtcTCACATGATCAATTCATCTTGGCATCTATTTTGTGTTGTGACAATGAAGTTTTTTCATGGCAGCATTCTAGCAATAGCCATATTTTTGTGTCTTTTCTTGTAAACGCTTTAGGTTATTGGCTGCTGATAATGATTGTAGATTTCTCTTGATTTGATTAACTGAATTAGCTAAGCTCTGTGAGGGTTGGCATTTTATTGCTTGTGTTTCTATTGGGTGCACATGAGTGCAATTATGCATGCTGCAGCATGTTGTCAAGGATATTTATCTGCGTGAATTTGTGAGTTTGATTCTCAGATTCTGAACACTTTCCTTCAGTCTATGATGAAATTATTTTGGAATCAGTTCCCTTCGTTTGTGGATGATCTAAATATGAATTGGATCTACTCTGTTTTCTGTCAGCTACTGGAAGAGTGACGACAAAGGTGGATGTTTATGCCTTCGGAGTAATTCTAATGGAGATTATAACTGGCAGAAAAACACTGGATGACACCATGCCAGACGAGGAGGCTCATCTGGTCCCATGGTTCCGCAGGATCCTGATGACCAGGGAGAACATTCCAAAGGCAATTGATGAGTCTCTAAATCCAGATGAAGAGACATTAGCCACCATTTATACAGTGTCTGAATTAGCAGGACATTGCACTGCTCGGGAGCCACATCAGAGACCGGACATGGGGCATGCAGTGAATATCCTGGCACCTCTTGTAGAGCAATGGAGGCCAGCAAGCCAACAAGACCAGAGTTTTGACATTGACCATGACACCAACCTTTCTGAAACTCTGCGAAGATGGCAAACTGAAGAAGGTACTTCCATGATATCTGATGATGCTTCCTTCTCTCGGACTCAGTCAAGTGTTCCCTCCATGCCCTCTCGTTTCGTTAACACATTTACTTCAACTGATTGTCGGTGACAAAACGGCATATGATGACACTTTTGAAGAGAGGAGGCGGGAAGGTGAAGGCTAGCGAAGTATATCAAAGGCTTCATagtatttgtatttattattattttttctctttattttcatgattttatttgttccAAAGCTGAACATTAGAGGTACgatagtatttttcttttcttttcattgtaaTAGTCACTGTGACTAtgcaaatcagaaaaaaaaaggagagaaaaaggtGGTTGTATAATATTTCTGAccttattttcattattataatcaaggtatatattgtttttaattgtgcCGGTTTCGTGGAGATTTTTAGGGTTTCTTCAGTaacagaaataatttttttatacatatatagtttttttcccattttctagtttttttaatgaaaaattagaaaatacatttatttgttgaaaataatttttttcaatttttatataataaaatcaaaatcataatttataataattaccGTCTTAATTTTTTGGAACAACTTGATAAATTTAGTAGATCTTTTTAGATTAACAGGGCTTAATAACTATAAATCAAacctattaaatttttatagtacGATGGTTATATTTATGATAATCtaattgtaaaatattaattttattttatttaaaataaaaattattagataataGAAATCAAGATTTTGACACTAACTAGATATGAAGATATgtatatagtttttcttttttttaatttctcacctTTCCTGTATTTCATGAGGGGTAGGTACAATGTATTGTatcatattttattctcatggTTTAATAAGTTagcattaataataacaataacaaaataacataacaaagaaaaataaaagagaaaggtATTTAATTCATTCACAACTCACCACTATTCTTATACATATTATTATACATCAATGAAATTGCTTTTACTCtctgtctttattttttcttctttttgtatggttttttttttttttatcaagatcaATTCTTCTTGAGGCAATGCATTTAATGGAAGTACAATATGAAACACCTTAGAGAGTATTTgtctaaatttttgtttttatatttgttgtgAGATACAACCCTCTACAGCACAAAACACAAGAGTAAAAACgtgaaaatcatatttttattactgTGTTTTTTGCTTTTAGTGGTGGATCccaccattaaaaataaaacaaacacactTTTATCCTCACATACATtatattttgaagtattttcaaataaagttGTAGATAGAAGAAATATTttagatgaaataaaataagatttggCATGCACACTTCATCAATAAGAAAAATTGCTTAATGGGTTAATTTGTCAAGATTATTTGTGCAGGGACTGTTTTATATTCTGGCCGAAGGGAAACCATGAATGAGACCATTACACTGGTGTTGATTGCATATACACTTAGGGTTCTTGTTTTGTTAGCATTATTTTAGGTTCCCTTGCACAGGCTGCAAGAAAGCTCTTCCTTTCTTCTCAACCTAACAAACCGACTCTCCCATCCTAATTCAATTATCGACAATGAGCGTGAATTGGAGGGTAGCATCTCATGAATGATACAACCATAGCACGTGATACCTTGGAAAGCAAGCTTTTAATATAGACACGGAGTTACTCTTGTCAATGAGATATTGACAAGACATCACTGAAGCTGCTACGGGTTTCCCTGATTCGAGAGATTCACTTTGTTTCCTGAGCATATGAAAGAGCTTCAGCCTGTGATCATGGATGGCATCAGTCAAAACACTCAAACTTGCACATGAAACTCCGGAAGTTGTCTCAACGATTCTGTGGACTTTCTCATTACAATTGTCTTATCAATGTATACATCTAACAAAGCGGTGTAATTACAAAAATTGTTTTGCATCTTCCCCTCCACTACAGGAATTCTTACAGTGCTTTTACTCGGCGGATGGATATCTTGCCACCATGGAGAAGACAATgactaaaacaaaaggaaagggtGGGGAACAGCAATAAATGAaagctttatatttttattatttggcaACCACTGTTATAAAATATAGAACCACACTCAACAAAACTTccatcacaaaattcatccCAGCCTGCTTTCTGTAAATAGAGTTGCTGATCCCAGGAGCACACATCAAGCAAGTCATCGATTTTCTTCGCTTTGAATCAGATCTGTCCTTGCTGCTGCTTGTCAAGACTTGTAAAATCAAACTGAAGATGCCAGAATTATGAAGAcatttttacttgaatttgCCGATGGATATGCACTAGGAATTCTACATAGGAGAGACCACCGACTGGAACCTTGTCTTCAACCAAATATGAGAAGAATGACATTCCTGTGGAAAAAACAACAGTTGGATTTTCACAAATCAAACTTGTTGAggatattttgacaaaaaatctTTCTGCATCTACTAGTATCAGCAGaagaaaatttaacaaaaaaatgagAATGCTGCATGTATTACAGAGCACAATTCAATCAGATGTAACACAGATGAGTACATAATGCATTCACAAATCAAAAGCATGAGTTTGCTAGTAGCTACTTGTTTTTCTCACCACAAGAGTGTTTTATTTAGTCAGGGAGAAAATAAACCAGTTCATTTTTGGTTGAGTTTACATTATGTGGTAGTAGGAATTACAGTTCCCTCAACTATATTGAAGAACAGGTCCAATGAACTCACCTGATGGATCTCCTTTTTTACACAACTTTAAGCTGCAATAGAAGAATTGCAATACATCAGAATGAGATATTGCAAGCACATGTGCAGatagattgagaaaaaaaatataatacgtTAATAtgtcatgaaatttttttccttcataataaaaaaacgaCAGCTGAAACATCATACCGCAGGAAAGAACATCTTTGCCGTCGTATCTCATTCACCACATTATTTAGTTTCTTTGATAGTGGATTGTCATATTGCTCCAGAACAAACTGAGAATACTGAAATAATTAGTTGCAAAACATCAAACCTGAATAATTGAATGActatgcaaaaacaaaatttctaatCACACATCACTGACAGAAGTCCACGTAGTTACAAtgttaattatcaaattaaagcaCCAAAAGATCTCAAAAATTCAAGCACGCAGGCCTCTATTATCTCCAAAAGTTTTATGCAAAAAGATGCCGACTGGGCTCTTTGAATTAGTAGTGCCTCACAAGCCCATTCTGCTGGACGCATGGCATCTTGAACATGTTGGTTTGATTGTCCGATACAGCATGCCCCAAACC is drawn from Populus nigra chromosome 5, ddPopNigr1.1, whole genome shotgun sequence and contains these coding sequences:
- the LOC133694445 gene encoding receptor-like kinase TMK4, with translation MGHGHPVLLLSLSLLILSSATADDGSAIIKLANSITPLPSGWSTKSSTGFCSWRGIKCDSSNTRVTSISLSKLSISGTLPPEISTLSELQSLTFQDNQLSGAIPSLAKLTNLQIILLDSNNFTSISPGFLQGLTSLQTLSVGDNVNLSPWMLPTDLEQCTSLTTLTAKDCNLFGSIPDVFGSLPSLQNLRLSYNNFTGALPPSFANSGIQNLWLNNQQNGLTGSIEVIGSMTQLAQVWLHKNEFTGPIPDLTECKSIFDLQLRDNQLSGIVPASLVSLPKLVNVSLSNNKFQGPVPQFPPSVTKVDNDGNNKYCAPPGVSCDAQVMTLLEIAGGFGYPSILSDGWDDNNACGWAFVTCDVDKKNVVTVNLAKQHFPGRISSSFAKLTSLKNLYLNDNNLTGSIPDILTKLPELVTFDVSNNNLSGKIPNFPASVKFITKPGNPFLGTKVDTGGGTTTSSDVGTTKKSGGMIAGIIVAAVIFIAVLSFVLYKYRKRPRKYEKKVGWDSGKALFNNGVAGRGYNEVSIELSGQSSVGENGKNIFEDGNVALPIEVIRQATDNFHEINITGRGGFGVVYRGELHDGTKIAVKRMESTVMGTKGMSEFQAEIAVLTKVRHRHLVALLGYCINGNERLLVYEYMPQGTLGQHLFECHDYGYTPLTWKQRITIALDVARGVEYLHSLAQQSFIHRDLKPSNILLGDSMRAKVADFGLVKNAPDGKYSVETRLAGTFGYLAPEYAATGRVTTKVDVYAFGVILMEIITGRKTLDDTMPDEEAHLVPWFRRILMTRENIPKAIDESLNPDEETLATIYTVSELAGHCTAREPHQRPDMGHAVNILAPLVEQWRPASQQDQSFDIDHDTNLSETLRRWQTEEGTSMISDDASFSRTQSSVPSMPSRFVNTFTSTDCR
- the LOC133693719 gene encoding guanosine deaminase-like encodes the protein MEDANVAKDRTISVASAFSAHQQAVQDRDHKFLTRAVEEAYKGVECGDGGPFGAVVVQNDEIIMSCHNMVLKNTDPTAHAEVTAVREACKKLNRIELSDCEIYASCEPCPMCFGAIHLSRVKRLVYGAEAEAAIAIGFDDFIADALRGTGFYQKAHLEIKKADGSGAVIAEQVFEKTKSKFTMY